Proteins encoded together in one Amblyomma americanum isolate KBUSLIRL-KWMA chromosome 1, ASM5285725v1, whole genome shotgun sequence window:
- the LOC144093890 gene encoding tubulin beta-4 chain-like, protein MREIVHIQTGQCGNQIGAKFWEVISDEHGIDPSGAYHGDSDLQLERINVYYNEASGGKYVPRAILVDLEPGTMDAVRSGQFGQLFRPDNFVFGQNGAGNNWAKGHYTEGAELVDSVLDVVRKEAESCDCLQGFQLTHSLGGGTGSGMGTLLISKIREEYPDRIMNTYSVVPSPKVSDTVVEPYNATLSVHQLVENTDETYCIDNEALYDICFRTLKLTTPTYGDLNHLVSATMSGVTTCLRFPGQLNADLRKLAVNMVPFPRLHFFMTGFAPLTSRGCQQYRALTVPELTQQMFDAKNMMAACDPRHGRYLTVAAVFRGRMSMREVDDQMLNIQNKQSSHFVEWIPDNVKTAVCDIPPRGLKMSATFIGNSTAIQELFRRISEQFTAMFRRKAFLHWYTGEGMDELEFTEAEFNLNELVSEYQQYQEAPDEDEGEFEETQAEA, encoded by the exons atgcgcgagatagtacacatccagacaggccagtgtggcaacCAGATTGGGGCGAAG ttttgggaggtgatttccgatgagcatggcatcgatccaagcggggcgtaccatggcgattcggacctccagttggagcgcatcaatgtctactacaatgagGCCTCCG gaggtaaatacgtgcctcgggccatcctggttgacttggagccgggaaccatggacgccgtccgctcgggacagtttggacaactcttccggccggataactttgtgttcg GTCAGAATGGCGCTGGCAACAattgggccaagggccactacaccgagggtgctgaactagtggactcggtgctcgacgttgtgcgcaaggaagcggaatcctgtgactgcctgcagggattccagctgacccactccctgggcggtggtactggatctggcatgggcacactgctcatctcgaagatccgtgaagagtaccccgatcgcatcatgaacacctacagtgtagtgccctctccaaag gtttcggacactgtcgtcgagccctacaatgctactttgtcagtgcatcagcttgtggaaaacaccgacgagacctactgcatcgacaacgaagcactctacgacatctgcttccggacgcttaagctcacgactcccacctacggagaccttaaccacttggtttctgcaacgatgtcgggtgtgaccacatgcctgag atttcctgggcagctgaatgctgatcttcgcaagctggccgttaacatggtgcccttccctcgcctccacttcttcatgactggctttgctccactcacgtcccgcggctgccagcagtaccgggctctgactgtgccggagctgacgcaacagatgttcgatgccaaaaacatgatggctgcttgcgacccccgccacggtcgttacctgacagttgctgcagtcttcagaggccgaatgagcatgcgggaagtcgatgaccagatgctcaacatcCAGAACAAGCAGTCGAGTCACTTCGTTGAATGGATCCCGGACAATgtaaagacagctgtctgtgacataccgcctcgaggtctgaagatgtcggctactttcattgggaacagcacagccattcaagagcttttcaggcggatctccgagcagtttacag ctatgttccgccgcaaggcctttctgcactggtacaccggagagggcatggacgagttggagttcaccgaggcagagttcaacttgaacgaactggtgtcagaataccaacagtaccaggaggccCCAGATGAGGACGAGGGGGAATTCGAggagacccaggcagaggcctag